One Methanobacterium sp. genomic region harbors:
- a CDS encoding HAD-IC family P-type ATPase, whose translation MSNPSPRSSGIEEVWYTLSKEEAAKKMGISPEEGLSSTEAINRLKSYGSNVLEEEKEKPAWRKWLEQYKAYMQIVLVVAAIVGLLIGEIRTFILLILLTVFIANLGYRQEAKASKSVAELNKMMKVVSKVRRDGSVTQIDADKIVAGDIVILDAGDRVPADGRVMIAANLQVEEAALTGESMAVDKNNDVITKKDIPLGDRVNMAFMNTNVTRGHGEILVTQTGMNSEVGHIATMLKEHKAGKTPLMQQIDRVTLFIIGIAVIAFICILTIGLSQGGSFTNLFNIGISLAIGSIPDALPAVVTTILAMGMVAMAKKNAIIKNLPAVETLGSTSAINSDKTGTLTMNQMTVRDISTAQRRYTVSGEGYSFDGKIERTEGGPEENLDYVLFPCALCIDTDIKDGEVVGDPTEAALYVLAEKGGLNVREFRKNNPRIASIPFDSEYKFMATFHKMKTSEGMPVIRAYVKGAPDVIIGLSAYGRMPDGSAHELSADDRKKVEDENERIAGEGLRVLALAQKDFDPSSFDPNGELMSLMQGLMMTALIGEVDPPRAEAKDAIRKAKQAGVRVRMITGDHAVTAEAIGRELGIDGRTITGAEFAALSEGEAENQIDEIGVLARVAPEHKVRLVKTLKKKGNIVAMTGDGVNDAPSIKAADIGIAMGITGTDVAKGAAKMILVDDNFKTIVTAIEEGRKIYDNLQKFLRIQIANMFMFILAFLGSSIFAIAGTALFTPGQVLWVHMLVVAPIGVMFGLDMASPGIMTRKPRKHDEGIISKGMYIRLFIAGAFMAVTSLYVYHIGQVSYGSMQIGQTMGLVSISLMNIFLALNLRFPKDTSFQSATFSNTRLLYAYLWILLGTILITESRIFHELFGTVSLDAYQWGICFIPAILLFIIGELFKGYLRYSNRKHHLKQK comes from the coding sequence ATGTCTAATCCATCACCGCGATCTTCGGGCATTGAAGAAGTGTGGTACACTTTAAGCAAGGAAGAGGCTGCAAAAAAGATGGGAATTTCCCCTGAGGAAGGGCTTAGTTCTACTGAAGCAATTAATCGCTTAAAGAGCTATGGGTCAAACGTGCTTGAAGAGGAAAAAGAAAAACCTGCATGGAGAAAATGGTTAGAGCAGTACAAGGCTTACATGCAGATAGTCCTCGTTGTTGCAGCTATAGTGGGCCTTTTAATTGGTGAAATCAGAACTTTTATACTCCTTATTCTTTTAACAGTCTTTATTGCTAATCTGGGGTATCGTCAGGAAGCCAAAGCTTCTAAGAGTGTTGCGGAACTTAATAAAATGATGAAAGTTGTTTCTAAAGTGCGGCGGGATGGTTCCGTTACTCAAATTGATGCCGATAAAATTGTAGCTGGAGATATAGTGATTTTAGATGCTGGTGATCGTGTCCCTGCCGACGGCAGGGTGATGATCGCTGCAAATCTCCAGGTGGAAGAGGCTGCACTTACCGGTGAGAGCATGGCTGTTGATAAGAACAATGATGTGATCACCAAAAAGGATATTCCACTTGGTGATAGGGTTAACATGGCTTTCATGAACACTAACGTGACCCGTGGACATGGTGAGATTTTAGTTACCCAGACAGGCATGAACTCGGAAGTAGGACATATTGCCACCATGCTAAAAGAACATAAAGCAGGAAAAACTCCCCTCATGCAGCAGATCGACAGGGTCACCTTATTTATTATAGGAATAGCAGTGATAGCATTTATTTGTATTCTAACAATTGGGCTTTCCCAGGGAGGATCCTTCACAAACCTGTTCAATATAGGTATATCCCTGGCTATAGGTTCTATTCCTGATGCACTGCCAGCTGTCGTAACCACCATATTGGCCATGGGCATGGTGGCGATGGCAAAGAAAAATGCCATCATCAAAAACCTGCCTGCAGTAGAAACGCTGGGATCCACCTCAGCAATCAATTCAGATAAGACTGGGACACTGACAATGAACCAGATGACTGTACGGGACATTTCAACAGCACAACGCCGTTATACAGTCTCTGGGGAAGGATACAGCTTTGATGGAAAAATAGAGAGAACTGAAGGGGGACCAGAAGAGAACCTTGATTATGTCCTTTTTCCATGTGCTCTTTGCATCGACACTGATATTAAGGATGGAGAAGTTGTTGGAGACCCGACTGAAGCTGCTCTTTATGTACTTGCTGAAAAAGGAGGCCTGAATGTCCGGGAGTTCCGGAAGAATAATCCTCGAATTGCAAGCATTCCATTTGATTCAGAATATAAATTCATGGCAACCTTCCATAAGATGAAAACAAGCGAAGGTATGCCTGTAATCCGAGCATATGTTAAGGGGGCTCCTGATGTGATCATTGGGTTGTCTGCATATGGGCGGATGCCTGATGGATCGGCTCATGAGCTTAGTGCAGATGACAGGAAGAAAGTTGAAGATGAAAACGAACGTATAGCCGGTGAAGGATTAAGAGTTCTTGCCCTTGCCCAGAAAGATTTTGACCCTTCATCTTTTGATCCCAATGGTGAGTTGATGTCCCTCATGCAGGGTCTCATGATGACGGCACTTATTGGGGAAGTGGATCCACCACGTGCAGAAGCAAAAGATGCTATTAGAAAGGCAAAACAGGCTGGCGTCCGGGTCAGGATGATTACTGGAGACCATGCAGTTACAGCTGAGGCAATTGGCAGGGAACTGGGTATTGATGGAAGGACTATTACTGGTGCAGAATTTGCGGCACTAAGTGAGGGGGAAGCGGAAAACCAGATCGACGAGATTGGAGTTCTTGCCAGGGTCGCGCCGGAACATAAGGTCAGGCTGGTGAAAACTCTTAAGAAGAAAGGTAATATTGTGGCAATGACTGGTGACGGTGTAAATGATGCTCCATCAATTAAAGCAGCAGATATAGGTATTGCAATGGGCATTACAGGTACTGACGTAGCTAAAGGAGCTGCCAAGATGATCCTTGTTGATGACAATTTCAAAACAATAGTGACTGCCATCGAAGAAGGGCGTAAGATCTATGATAACCTGCAAAAATTTCTTAGAATACAGATCGCTAACATGTTTATGTTTATACTGGCTTTTTTGGGTTCTTCGATATTTGCCATAGCCGGTACGGCACTTTTTACACCAGGTCAAGTGTTATGGGTTCACATGCTCGTTGTTGCACCCATTGGAGTAATGTTTGGGCTTGATATGGCATCGCCAGGTATTATGACTCGTAAGCCTCGAAAACACGATGAAGGAATCATCTCGAAAGGAATGTATATTCGATTATTTATTGCAGGGGCATTCATGGCAGTTACATCGCTCTATGTGTATCATATAGGGCAAGTATCCTACGGTTCCATGCAGATAGGTCAAACTATGGGACTTGTGTCAATATCACTGATGAATATCTTTCTTGCTCTAAATCTTCGATTTCCTAAAGATACATCATTTCAAAGCGCCACTTTTTCAAATACCCGACTCCTTTATGCGTATCTCTGGATTTTATTAGGTACAATCCTCATTACCGAATCAAGGATTTTCCATGAGCTCTTTGGGACTGTTTCACTTGATGCGTATCAGTGGGGTATATGTTTCATTCCAGCGATATTACTTTTTATTATAGGGGAGCTATTCAAGGGATATCTCCGTTACAGTAATAGAAAACATCATTTAAAGCAAAAATAA
- a CDS encoding MarR family transcriptional regulator, translating to MSTPTRTIDRLLEKGFVNRKVGENDRRKLLIELTPKGKKLLLDIDKENLEITKKMLNGLSDEEIETFKEILFKISENIK from the coding sequence TTGAGTACTCCAACAAGGACTATAGATAGGCTGTTAGAAAAAGGGTTCGTAAACAGGAAAGTAGGAGAAAACGACCGTAGAAAACTTTTAATTGAATTAACTCCTAAAGGTAAAAAATTATTATTGGACATCGATAAAGAAAATTTAGAAATCACTAAAAAAATGTTAAATGGTCTTAGTGATGAAGAAATAGAAACCTTTAAAGAAATACTGTTTAAAATAAGTGAAAATATTAAATAA